Sequence from the Methanobacterium formicicum genome:
ATTCCATTCCAGTGGATCAGCTTACTGGGATTTATCCCCCTATTTATGGGGATAAGGGGACTTATAAAACTCTGGAAACCAAAAAATCAGGATATTTCCCCGGAAAATGATATCAGATATGGGAAGGGCCGCAAGGTGGGGGTGGTGGCGTTAGTCACGGTAATTAATGGTGGGGATAATTTAGGGGTTTACGTGCCCCTTTTTGCCAGTATGAATGCCTATGGTCTTTTTATAACAGCCACTATCTTCCTGGTCCTGGTGGGGTTCTGGTGCATTTTAGGGTTTAAACTGGTGAACAACCACCTTTTAAGGGATAAGATTAGGAATTATGGTCACAAAATTCTCCCTTTAGTGATGATAACCATTGGGCTTTTGATTCTGTTAAGAGGGTGGTTATAAAGATGATGATTGGTGGGTCTGCTTTGGTTAAGTAAATAAAGAAGTTAGAGCCAAGTATATAAAGAGTGAGTTAATTTTTTTAATCCCGGGGAGAGATGTGACTTGAGCTTTGACCAGATAATGATTAAAATAGATTCCCTAAACAAGTCTTTCGGACACATCCAGGCACTGGAAAATTTAAACCTGGAAATAAAAAAAGGAGAATTACTGGGGATTATAGGGCCTAACGGTGCCGGGAAAACCACAGCCATCCGTATTATATGCTGTATATTGCAACCCAACTCGGGGGAAGTGACAGTTGGGGGTTACAGTATTCACCACGACCAGATCAAGATCAAA
This genomic interval carries:
- a CDS encoding cadmium resistance transporter; the protein is METVVILTAISAFVSTNLDDIFILAAFFANPEFEAKNIVLGQYLGFVLLLMASSLAYFAQFFIPFQWISLLGFIPLFMGIRGLIKLWKPKNQDISPENDIRYGKGRKVGVVALVTVINGGDNLGVYVPLFASMNAYGLFITATIFLVLVGFWCILGFKLVNNHLLRDKIRNYGHKILPLVMITIGLLILLRGWL